A genomic stretch from Merismopedia glauca CCAP 1448/3 includes:
- a CDS encoding AAA family ATPase, with product MGRISTSDRVKERIKEWLKRLLAYVNDDLGLTDAEDKYFQDKVSVNYDNFRTLIVRSELEPLVKLLFPQDPKKDLPQLKETFRHDLRVLKSLGILEDNRDKRQGSSYWHFTIKLWHKSTEVNLEKFEQKWDESKGIDPKKLVDRPVLPTTLTSDITKIVPQRLISAQHNLPTRQHGTLIGRKQEITKLLELLSHHHNNTNLITIEGLGGVGKSALALEVAHRCLQASQNPELFPEIPSFEAIIFISAQSQCFMGSSFPRRLRSERNLGDIFRVINQTLNHFDRLPPTLEAQLDAIIDSLSRQSCLLTIDNLETLEQQDFVLGFLQEIPPNVKVVLTSRVKTGLGTIIGLDCLNAEESLELIEHQAQQKGIQLSHSDIQSIYPKTAGLPLSIVYTIGQIAVGGMVPDTIPTGFDRSNQDLAYYCFEDSFRQFRGQPAAQLLTAIALFPQPASLESLAYVALNTTEVTTTKLGLNQLFRRSLLEIQQERYTIHSLTRQYIRADYQDSSSNISDIQNRWVGWYLKLTQPCLALDWQEWQDYSFIDADWMNLRTVVEWCREQGRFADFRDFWQRLKGYTLFGGHWLERLDWLDWLIATAQQRQEPATVAEGMYHKSRTLAHLNETDPNGEAIALGKQAWQLSDSQNWQFQFDIAIYLATLHSRKQEFGLAQDWLERSQTLLQPPVEEEAYIRRWIQTRYCKAEIHWRTQNHAPAKDLYLEALAKAKEINWQLMISYIQGWMATLALADRDWQQAERLLKLVLEAAERHHDYRSLAYCQRYFALLEKQRQRASLACNWAESAQISFERLRMTQEAAEMRTLWENRN from the coding sequence ATGGGACGTATAAGTACAAGCGATCGCGTTAAAGAAAGAATCAAAGAGTGGCTCAAACGATTATTAGCTTACGTCAATGACGATCTAGGACTAACAGACGCTGAAGATAAATACTTTCAAGACAAGGTATCTGTTAACTACGATAACTTTCGGACGCTGATTGTTCGCAGTGAATTAGAACCTCTCGTCAAATTATTATTCCCTCAAGATCCCAAAAAGGATCTCCCACAGTTGAAAGAAACCTTCCGACACGATTTGCGCGTCCTCAAATCTTTGGGTATTTTGGAAGATAACCGCGATAAGCGTCAGGGTTCATCTTATTGGCACTTTACCATCAAGCTTTGGCATAAGAGTACAGAAGTCAATTTAGAAAAGTTTGAGCAGAAGTGGGACGAAAGTAAAGGTATAGATCCGAAAAAACTGGTCGATCGACCTGTCTTACCCACAACTTTGACGAGTGATATAACTAAAATCGTGCCTCAGCGCCTTATTTCTGCTCAGCACAACTTACCTACTCGCCAGCACGGCACTTTAATTGGACGCAAACAAGAAATAACTAAATTACTCGAACTCCTCTCTCATCATCACAACAACACCAATCTAATTACTATTGAAGGATTAGGTGGAGTAGGGAAAAGCGCCTTAGCTTTAGAAGTGGCTCATCGCTGCTTGCAAGCCAGCCAAAATCCCGAGCTGTTTCCTGAAATACCTAGCTTTGAAGCAATAATTTTTATTTCCGCCCAATCTCAATGTTTCATGGGTTCTAGCTTCCCTAGGCGGTTGCGTTCCGAACGGAATTTGGGAGATATCTTTCGTGTCATCAATCAGACTTTAAACCACTTCGATCGCCTTCCCCCAACTTTAGAAGCTCAACTTGATGCCATCATAGACAGTCTTTCCCGTCAATCGTGTTTGCTGACGATTGATAACTTGGAAACTTTAGAACAGCAAGATTTTGTATTGGGATTCCTCCAAGAAATTCCTCCTAACGTCAAAGTAGTTTTAACCAGCCGGGTCAAAACAGGTTTGGGGACTATAATTGGGCTAGATTGCCTCAATGCTGAAGAGAGTTTAGAGCTAATCGAGCATCAAGCTCAACAAAAGGGTATCCAACTGAGCCATTCAGATATCCAAAGCATTTACCCCAAAACCGCCGGATTGCCATTATCCATTGTTTACACCATCGGGCAAATTGCCGTTGGTGGAATGGTTCCAGACACCATTCCCACTGGCTTCGATCGCTCCAACCAAGACTTAGCTTACTATTGTTTTGAGGACTCCTTTCGTCAATTTCGAGGACAACCAGCAGCACAATTGCTAACGGCTATAGCCCTGTTTCCACAACCTGCGTCGCTAGAGTCTTTGGCTTATGTTGCCTTGAATACAACTGAAGTCACCACAACCAAACTAGGACTGAATCAGCTATTTAGACGCTCATTACTAGAAATTCAACAGGAACGGTACACGATTCACTCTTTAACTCGCCAATACATCCGCGCCGATTATCAAGATTCCTCTAGCAACATCTCAGACATCCAAAATCGCTGGGTAGGGTGGTATCTGAAGCTGACTCAACCCTGTTTAGCTCTAGATTGGCAAGAGTGGCAAGATTATAGTTTCATAGATGCAGACTGGATGAATCTCCGCACCGTGGTGGAATGGTGTCGCGAACAAGGAAGATTTGCAGATTTCCGGGATTTTTGGCAAAGATTGAAAGGTTATACTCTATTTGGCGGACATTGGCTGGAAAGGTTGGATTGGCTAGATTGGTTAATTGCCACCGCTCAACAACGCCAAGAGCCAGCCACAGTAGCAGAAGGAATGTATCACAAAAGCCGCACCCTAGCTCATCTTAACGAAACCGATCCCAATGGAGAGGCGATCGCCCTGGGAAAACAAGCATGGCAACTCTCTGACTCGCAAAATTGGCAATTTCAATTTGATATCGCCATTTACCTCGCCACTTTGCACAGTAGAAAGCAGGAATTTGGACTAGCGCAAGATTGGCTAGAGCGATCGCAAACCCTACTTCAGCCTCCCGTGGAAGAAGAAGCCTATATCCGCCGATGGATTCAAACCCGCTACTGCAAGGCAGAAATCCACTGGAGAACCCAAAACCACGCCCCAGCCAAGGATTTGTATCTAGAAGCTCTAGCTAAGGCAAAAGAGATTAATTGGCAGTTGATGATTTCCTATATTCAAGGCTGGATGGCAACTTTAGCCCTAGCAGATCGAGATTGGCAACAAGCAGAACGATTGCTGAAACTGGTGCTAGAAGCAGCCGAACGCCACCACGACTACCGTTCCTTAGCTTATTGTCAGCGATATTTTGCCCTCTTAGAAAAGCAGCGCCAGAGAGCCTCTCTAGCTTGCAATTGGGCTGAATCTGCCCAAATTAGCTTTGAACGCCTGCGAATGACCCAAGAAGCTGCCGAGATGCGAACTTTGTGGGAAAATAGAAATTAA
- the folK gene encoding 2-amino-4-hydroxy-6-hydroxymethyldihydropteridine diphosphokinase → MNYSPVAIALGSNLGNSFQILAGALEMLDTTLGVRLEKRSSWYLSAPIGPPQPDYINGCAIASTELTPPQFLATLQHIEHQFGRIRTEHWGPRTLDLDLLLYGDLILDTPDLQIPHPRMGERAFVLVPLAEIAPDWVDPVSQLQIQELLKKVDSSGIVLSNDNSRLG, encoded by the coding sequence ATGAATTATTCCCCAGTTGCGATCGCTTTGGGTAGCAATCTCGGTAACTCATTTCAAATTTTGGCAGGTGCATTGGAGATGTTAGATACTACCCTAGGAGTACGTTTAGAAAAGCGTTCTAGTTGGTATCTCAGTGCGCCTATTGGCCCTCCCCAACCAGATTATATCAACGGTTGTGCGATCGCTTCTACGGAACTAACTCCGCCACAGTTTTTGGCTACTTTACAACATATTGAACATCAATTTGGGCGCATTCGCACGGAACATTGGGGACCAAGAACTCTGGATTTAGATTTACTATTGTATGGAGATTTAATATTAGATACTCCAGATCTCCAAATTCCTCATCCTCGAATGGGAGAAAGGGCTTTTGTGTTGGTTCCTTTAGCTGAAATTGCACCTGATTGGGTAGATCCTGTTTCTCAACTTCAGATTCAAGAACTTTTGAAAAAAGTAGATTCTTCGGGGATTG
- a CDS encoding glycine-rich domain-containing protein → MIQTNFPELDRAFLERLAAIDFGAIAFKLMNAEDGDSWTLEMATWAIAQYRRFLVLTYLYPDEQIVPSREVDLVWHTHILDTAKYRADCNVLFGRFIDHWPYFGMTDEADRQALEDAFTTTQALLAKHFGDELVAKTEKNLSLS, encoded by the coding sequence GTGATACAAACAAATTTTCCTGAGTTAGATCGAGCTTTTTTAGAACGATTAGCAGCAATTGATTTCGGCGCGATCGCTTTCAAACTCATGAATGCTGAAGATGGCGATAGTTGGACGCTGGAAATGGCAACTTGGGCGATCGCTCAATACCGCAGGTTCTTGGTCTTAACTTATTTATACCCCGATGAACAGATTGTGCCCAGTCGAGAAGTCGATCTAGTTTGGCATACTCATATTTTAGATACAGCCAAATATCGCGCAGACTGCAATGTTCTCTTTGGTAGGTTTATCGACCATTGGCCCTATTTTGGCATGACTGATGAAGCAGATAGACAAGCCTTAGAAGATGCTTTTACCACTACTCAAGCCTTACTAGCAAAACACTTTGGAGATGAGTTGGTGGCAAAGACGGAGAAAAATCTGAGCTTAAGTTAA
- a CDS encoding class I SAM-dependent methyltransferase translates to MSSYKFEIFDSAVKEQEIDRLKRQIQLVVPPDPNFLQRVGLKPGMKGLDLGCGTGMTSGEIARFVDPGEVVGVDLSEAMVEKARWLQEREKISNLSFQPGSAEDLPFAEGSFDFVYARLLFQHLPQPERALANIYRILKPGGIFCGIDVDHSWFALHPEPESFTQLCKQLVIAQQNQGGDPFVGRKLGSYCCQARLVNVQTQVKIIDSDRIGLPAFFSLLSFGTPYRSHLPGADEITLQAREKVYALLQQPYTWAGFGMFIVTARKPQSA, encoded by the coding sequence GTGAGTTCATATAAATTTGAAATTTTTGATAGTGCAGTCAAAGAACAAGAAATCGATCGGCTAAAACGTCAAATTCAACTGGTAGTACCACCAGATCCCAATTTTCTACAGCGTGTGGGCTTAAAGCCAGGAATGAAGGGACTCGATCTCGGTTGTGGAACGGGGATGACTAGCGGTGAAATTGCTAGATTTGTCGACCCTGGTGAGGTGGTTGGCGTAGATCTCAGTGAGGCAATGGTAGAAAAAGCCAGGTGGTTGCAGGAGAGGGAAAAGATTAGTAATTTATCGTTTCAACCAGGTAGTGCTGAAGATTTACCTTTTGCTGAAGGATCGTTTGATTTTGTTTATGCCCGCCTTCTATTTCAACATTTGCCACAGCCGGAACGAGCTTTAGCTAATATCTATCGAATCCTCAAGCCTGGGGGCATTTTCTGCGGGATTGATGTCGATCATAGTTGGTTTGCGCTGCACCCAGAACCAGAATCTTTCACTCAGTTATGCAAACAACTAGTAATTGCTCAACAAAACCAGGGAGGCGATCCGTTTGTGGGGCGCAAATTGGGAAGTTACTGTTGTCAAGCAAGGCTGGTTAACGTACAAACCCAGGTGAAAATAATTGATAGCGATCGCATTGGATTACCCGCCTTTTTCAGCTTACTATCCTTTGGGACACCTTACCGATCGCACCTCCCAGGTGCTGACGAGATTACCCTTCAAGCTAGAGAAAAGGTCTATGCCTTGCTCCAACAGCCGTATACTTGGGCAGGCTTTGGGATGTTTATAGTTACCGCTCGTAAGCCTCAGTCAGCTTAG